In Myxococcus stipitatus, the following are encoded in one genomic region:
- a CDS encoding oxygenase MpaB family protein, which yields MSLSESSRGRWSDEVLEPFRFMGEPVADAAIQAVFANNEVATVNRILQSLQTNVHLVPSEMPDAVETYLNQTDDWPEWADAEKVRMGQRLFARYGMQMTLAYFTWSLPCCYAWAKAAKVLTWTGGIDKHVHRRIIETAQFVLDVMAEGGLEPNGFGVRTAQKIRLLHSTIRYHVGRDPKWQASEWGTPANQEDHVATLLTLALVPSVLTRLGLDFTREEEEAYFHCWKVIGHFLGIHPTLLPRDLEDAHQLWAAIQERQVRPSAEGASLTRALVDYLKMRMPGELMDGVTVTVMRELCSEAVADAVGLEKTDWTRFLVGPMRWMFSVADEAQDQSGFAAKISASLSRKLLEGLHSSETGGGRVAFRIPQSLQESWDLGQPSVVAS from the coding sequence ATGTCATTGAGCGAATCCTCCCGAGGCCGTTGGTCTGATGAGGTGCTGGAGCCCTTCCGCTTCATGGGGGAGCCCGTGGCGGACGCGGCCATCCAGGCCGTCTTCGCCAACAACGAGGTGGCGACCGTCAATCGCATCCTCCAGAGCCTCCAGACGAACGTGCACCTGGTTCCCTCCGAGATGCCGGACGCGGTGGAGACGTACCTGAACCAGACGGACGACTGGCCCGAGTGGGCGGACGCGGAGAAGGTCCGCATGGGGCAGCGGCTCTTCGCGCGCTACGGCATGCAGATGACCCTGGCGTACTTCACGTGGTCACTGCCGTGCTGCTACGCGTGGGCGAAGGCGGCTAAGGTGCTCACGTGGACAGGGGGCATCGACAAGCACGTGCATCGCCGCATCATCGAGACGGCGCAGTTCGTCCTCGATGTCATGGCGGAGGGCGGCTTGGAGCCGAACGGATTCGGGGTGCGCACCGCGCAGAAGATTCGTCTCCTGCACTCGACCATCCGCTACCACGTCGGGCGCGACCCCAAGTGGCAGGCGTCCGAGTGGGGGACACCCGCCAACCAGGAGGACCACGTCGCGACGCTGCTGACCCTGGCCCTGGTTCCTTCGGTGTTGACCCGGTTGGGGCTCGACTTCACGCGTGAGGAGGAGGAGGCCTACTTCCATTGCTGGAAGGTGATTGGCCACTTCCTGGGCATCCATCCCACGCTGTTGCCAAGAGACCTGGAGGATGCGCACCAGCTCTGGGCGGCCATCCAGGAGCGCCAGGTGCGGCCCTCGGCGGAGGGCGCCTCGCTGACACGTGCGCTCGTCGACTACCTGAAGATGCGCATGCCGGGCGAGCTGATGGATGGCGTGACAGTGACGGTGATGCGGGAGCTGTGCAGCGAGGCGGTGGCGGATGCCGTGGGGCTCGAGAAGACGGACTGGACGCGGTTCCTGGTGGGGCCGATGCGCTGGATGTTCTCCGTCGCGGACGAGGCGCAGGATCAGTCGGGGTTCGCGGCGAAAATCTCCGCCTCCTTGTCGCGCAAGTTGCTGGAGGGGCTGCACTCCTCCGAGACTGGGGGCGGCCGGGTGGCGTTCCGTATCCCACAGTCGCTTCAGGAATCCTGGGACCTGGGACAGCCCTCGGTCGTGGCGTCGTAG
- a CDS encoding SGNH/GDSL hydrolase family protein gives MHVARGAAGSVGPGLRCVLLGFVVTVLACESKTDPRPSGPTAEPPPLTWVSIPAADPKVQYVGRTYRSPIGVVFSHPGVTIRARFRGDAVRVRLDDAGVGGEKGTNYFDVVVDGTPPRLLEVRPGESTYLLASNLEVGVHTVELTKRTESLVGASTLVALEVRGELVEPPSRSALRMEFVGDSIACGYGTEVSVIPGPPPWRAPVFTSRNQNPRRTYGWLTATQLGAEPVFVCYSGHGIYRNLDMSTSGLIPDVYELAVPDHPNTWDFAGESPDVIVINAGTNDTFAGSGTQAFLPDENAFKSAYRTFLERLRVLHPRAHIICTLGSMTDGFKRSTENGSVTTVHVGDWISSLVMERQRKGDTRVYRHEMRVQDPAVDGIGEDWHPSAATHEKMAQGLRRFIQDVVRP, from the coding sequence ATGCACGTCGCGCGTGGTGCCGCCGGAAGCGTGGGGCCTGGTCTGCGATGCGTGCTCCTGGGGTTTGTCGTGACGGTGCTGGCGTGTGAATCGAAAACGGACCCCAGGCCGTCCGGCCCCACCGCGGAACCCCCGCCGTTGACGTGGGTGTCCATTCCCGCCGCAGACCCGAAGGTGCAGTACGTCGGGCGCACCTACCGGTCTCCCATCGGTGTCGTCTTCTCTCACCCGGGCGTGACGATTCGCGCGCGCTTCCGAGGGGACGCAGTGCGGGTGCGGCTCGACGATGCGGGCGTGGGTGGCGAGAAGGGGACCAACTACTTCGATGTCGTGGTGGACGGGACGCCGCCGAGACTGCTCGAGGTTCGTCCCGGTGAGTCGACCTATCTGCTTGCCTCGAACCTCGAGGTGGGCGTCCACACGGTGGAGCTCACCAAGCGCACGGAGTCCCTGGTGGGGGCCAGTACTCTCGTGGCGCTCGAGGTTCGTGGGGAGCTGGTGGAGCCGCCCAGCCGCTCCGCGCTTCGGATGGAGTTCGTGGGGGACTCCATCGCCTGTGGCTACGGCACCGAGGTCTCCGTCATCCCCGGTCCACCCCCATGGCGCGCGCCGGTCTTCACGTCGAGGAACCAGAATCCCCGGCGGACCTATGGCTGGCTGACGGCCACGCAGTTGGGCGCCGAGCCCGTCTTCGTCTGTTATTCAGGCCATGGCATCTACCGCAACCTGGACATGTCGACGTCGGGACTGATTCCGGATGTCTATGAGCTGGCGGTCCCGGACCATCCCAACACCTGGGACTTCGCGGGTGAGTCGCCGGATGTGATTGTCATCAACGCAGGAACCAATGACACGTTCGCGGGCAGCGGAACCCAGGCGTTCCTGCCAGATGAGAACGCCTTCAAGTCCGCCTATCGGACGTTCCTCGAGCGGCTTCGCGTCCTGCATCCTCGGGCCCACATCATCTGCACCCTGGGCAGCATGACGGATGGCTTCAAGCGGTCGACCGAGAATGGCTCGGTGACAACCGTCCATGTCGGTGACTGGATTTCTTCGCTGGTGATGGAGCGCCAGCGAAAGGGGGACACCCGGGTGTACCGCCATGAGATGCGTGTGCAGGACCCCGCGGTTGACGGCATTGGTGAGGACTGGCATCCATCCGCCGCAACCCACGAGAAGATGGCGCAGGGGTTGCGCCGCTTCATCCAGGACGTTGTCCGGCCTTGA
- a CDS encoding Kdo hydroxylase family protein: MLETFDASRLKSAGPTTLSDVLEHGRIIYFPESPVPLPTPEDITFLREELPARLKRKNVSYYPEAQRLVGLASEGDIAERTHRILRGHSRRVTDFLSGAMPGFVKGWSVGTSSFRPLQERGRKLKAHASNELIHVDAGAYGATHGDRILRFFINLHPTEERRWATRGTFEELYHRYGETAGVAPAAGSDHPLRPGVPGRMYSSLLRGMSRLGLRMARVIDTSPYDRVMRRFHNFMKDTPEFQASREGYEEFGFPPFSAWMVLTDTVSHACLSGQYALVDTFLIRLSSCRHPTIAPYHLLQHPPAPPSRREAA; the protein is encoded by the coding sequence ATGCTGGAGACCTTCGATGCCTCGCGACTGAAGAGCGCGGGACCGACCACGCTGTCGGATGTGCTCGAGCACGGACGCATCATCTACTTTCCCGAGAGCCCCGTGCCGTTGCCCACTCCCGAGGACATCACCTTCCTCCGGGAAGAGCTCCCGGCGCGGCTGAAGCGCAAGAACGTGAGCTACTACCCCGAAGCACAGCGCCTCGTCGGCCTGGCCTCTGAAGGAGACATCGCCGAGCGCACACATCGGATTCTCCGAGGACACTCGCGGCGAGTGACGGACTTCCTCTCGGGGGCCATGCCGGGATTCGTGAAGGGCTGGAGCGTCGGCACCTCCAGCTTTCGCCCTCTTCAGGAGCGCGGACGCAAGCTCAAGGCCCACGCGAGCAACGAGCTCATTCACGTGGACGCAGGGGCGTACGGCGCGACTCACGGCGACCGCATCTTGCGCTTCTTCATCAACCTGCATCCCACCGAGGAGCGCCGGTGGGCCACCCGAGGCACCTTCGAGGAGCTCTACCATCGCTATGGAGAAACAGCGGGCGTGGCCCCCGCCGCGGGGAGCGACCATCCCTTGCGGCCCGGTGTCCCGGGGCGGATGTACTCGAGCCTGCTGCGGGGCATGTCCCGACTCGGCCTGCGGATGGCGCGAGTCATCGACACCTCCCCGTATGACCGCGTGATGCGGCGCTTCCACAACTTCATGAAGGACACGCCAGAGTTCCAGGCGTCACGAGAAGGCTACGAAGAGTTCGGCTTCCCACCCTTCTCCGCCTGGATGGTGCTCACCGACACCGTGAGCCACGCGTGCCTGTCCGGCCAGTACGCGCTCGTCGATACGTTCCTCATCCGGCTCTCGAGCTGCCGCCACCCAACGATTGCCCCCTACCACCTGCTGCAACACCCCCCGGCGCCGCCGTCACGGCGAGAGGCCGCATAA
- a CDS encoding DUF1624 domain-containing protein, which produces MAAPRDPRVVGIDALRGLVMVLMLVDHAREFFFLHAQVSDPMALPATHPSLFFTRLSAHLCAPSFILLTGIAAWLYGQRHGGLRAASGFLFKRGLFLVVLEFTVVNFAWSFTFLSQTYYFQVIGAIGLSMVALSALLYLPRPALLAFALLVIFGHNLLDPIRFEVGEPGHDAWALLHDSGYIPLPWGARIKTSYPILPWIGVIALGFSVGPWFSSRVPPEVRRRRLWLSAASSVALFVLLRLLNVYGEPRPWAAGATTLETVMSFVNPTKYPPSLAFLLMTLGVGMALLAGLDRAPRKMTATLAVFGAAPLFFYVVHLFLLNMLNQLALAIVGPNQGELYSLPGILSVWGLALLATVPMWFACRAFSRMKARSARPWMSYL; this is translated from the coding sequence GTGGCCGCGCCCAGGGACCCGCGCGTCGTCGGCATCGATGCGCTGCGCGGACTGGTCATGGTGCTGATGCTGGTCGACCACGCCCGTGAGTTCTTCTTCCTGCATGCGCAGGTCAGCGACCCCATGGCGCTACCGGCCACGCATCCCAGCCTCTTCTTCACCCGGCTGTCCGCGCACCTCTGCGCCCCGAGCTTCATCCTCCTCACGGGCATCGCCGCCTGGCTTTACGGGCAGCGGCACGGGGGACTCCGAGCGGCCTCGGGCTTCCTGTTCAAGCGAGGCCTGTTCCTGGTGGTGCTCGAATTCACCGTGGTCAACTTCGCCTGGAGCTTCACGTTCCTCTCCCAGACGTACTACTTCCAGGTCATCGGAGCGATTGGCCTCTCGATGGTGGCCTTGTCCGCGCTGCTCTACCTACCGCGCCCAGCCCTGCTGGCCTTCGCCCTGCTCGTGATTTTCGGCCACAACCTGCTCGATCCGATTCGGTTCGAGGTGGGCGAGCCAGGCCACGATGCGTGGGCGCTGCTTCACGACAGCGGCTACATCCCATTGCCCTGGGGGGCGCGCATCAAGACCTCCTACCCCATCCTCCCCTGGATAGGTGTCATCGCCCTGGGGTTCTCGGTGGGGCCCTGGTTCTCCTCTCGAGTCCCACCGGAGGTGCGGCGCCGGAGACTGTGGCTCTCGGCGGCGTCATCCGTGGCGCTCTTCGTGCTGCTGCGGTTGCTCAACGTCTACGGAGAGCCTCGCCCCTGGGCCGCTGGCGCGACGACGCTGGAAACGGTGATGTCGTTCGTCAACCCCACCAAGTATCCGCCCTCGCTCGCCTTCCTGCTCATGACGCTCGGCGTGGGGATGGCGCTGCTGGCGGGATTGGACCGGGCGCCGCGGAAGATGACAGCGACGCTCGCGGTGTTCGGCGCGGCGCCGCTGTTCTTCTACGTCGTGCACCTGTTCCTGCTGAACATGCTCAACCAGCTCGCACTCGCCATCGTGGGTCCCAATCAAGGCGAGCTGTACAGCCTGCCCGGCATCTTGTCGGTATGGGGCCTCGCGCTCCTGGCCACGGTGCCGATGTGGTTCGCTTGCCGCGCCTTCTCTCGAATGAAGGCGCGCTCAGCGAGACCATGGATGAGCTATCTCTAG